A window from Theropithecus gelada isolate Dixy chromosome 1, Tgel_1.0, whole genome shotgun sequence encodes these proteins:
- the KPRP gene encoding keratinocyte proline-rich protein: protein MCDQQQIQCCLPLQQCCVKGPSFYSSHSPFAQSQVVVQAPCEMQIVECPAPCPVQVCQVTDQTPCQSQTTQVKCQSKTKQVKGQAPCQSKTTQVKGQAASQSQTLSAQSQAPCQSEVSYVQCEASQPVQTCFVECAPVCYTETCYVECPVQNYVPCPAPQPVQMYGGRPAVCQTQGRFSTQCQYQGSYSSCGPQFQSRTAYNNYTPQFQSRPSYSSCVPQYRSRASFSPCVPQCQTQGSYGSFTEQHRSRSTSRCLPPPRRLQLFPRSCSPPRRFEPCSSSYLPLRPSEGFPNYCTPPRRSEPIYNSRCPRQPISSCSQRRGPKCRIEISSPCCPRQVPPQRCPVEIPPIRRRSRSCGPQPSWGTSCPELRPHVEPRPLPSFCPPRRLDQRPESPLQRCPPPAPRPRLLPEPCISPEPRPRPLPRQRSEPCLYPEPLPAPRPTPRPVPRPRPAQCEIPEPRPHLQPCEHPEPRPRPEPIPLPAPCPSPEPCRQPWRSPSPCWGPNPVPYPGDLGCHESSPHHLDTEAPYCGPSSYNQGQESGAGCGPGDVFPERRGQDGHGDQGNAYAGVKGEAKSAYF from the coding sequence ATGTGTGACCAGCAGCAGATCCAGTGCTGCCTGCCGCTCCAACAGTGCTGCGTCAAGGGTCCCTCCTTCTACTCTTCTCACTCCCCCTTTGCCCAGAGCCAAGTGGTGGTTCAAGCCCCTTGTGAGATGCAAATTGTGGAGTGCCCTGCACCATGCCCAGTTCAAGTTTGTCAGGTGACAGACCAGACTCCATGCCAGTCTCAGACCACACAGGTGAAGTGCCAGTCTAAGACCAAGCAGGTGAAAGGCCAGGCTCCATGTCAGTCTAAGACCACCCAGGTGAAGGGCCAGGCTGCATCCCAATCTCAAACTCTCTCTGCTCAAAGCCAGGCTCCATGCCAATCTGAGGTGTCCTACGTGCAGTGCGAAGCCTCACAGCCTGTTCAGACTTGCTTCGTAGAGTGTGCTCCAGTTTGTTATACAGAAACTTGTTATGTAGAATGCCCAGTCCAGAACTATGTACCTTGTCCAGCTCCTCAGCCTGTCCAGATGTATGGAGGGCGTCCTGCAGTGTGCCAGACTCAGGGAAGGTTCTCCACCCAGTGCCAGTATCAAGGCTCCTACAGCAGTTGTGGCCCCCAGTTTCAGTCAAGGACTGCCTACAACAACTACACCCCCCAGTTCCAGTCGAGGCCTTCCTACAGCAGCTGTGTCCCTCAGTATCGGTCCCGGGCTTCATTTAGCCCCTGTGTGCCTCAATGCCAGACCCAGGGCTCCTATGGGAGCTTCACTGAACAGCACCGCTCTCGGAGCACCAGCCGATGCCTTCCTCCTCCTCGGCGGCTGCAGCTTTTTCCCCGAAGCTGTTCCCCACCAAGACGTTTTGAGCCCTGCTCCAGCAGCTACCTGCCATTAAGACCCTCTGAAGGTTTTCCTAACTACTGCACCCCACCCCGCCGTTCTGAACCCATCTATAACAGTCGCTGTCCTCGACAACCCATTTCAAGCTGCTCTCAGAGACGTGGCCCCAAGTGCCGAATCGAGATTTCCTCCCCGTGCTGCCCCAGGCAGGTTCCCCCACAGAGGTGTCCTGTTGAGATTCCTCCCATCAGACGCCGCTCCCGGAGCTGTGGCCCCCAGCCCTCCTGGGGCACCTCCTGCCCCGAGCTGAGGCCACACGTAGAGCCACGTCCGCTCCCAAGCTTCTGTCCACCACGGCGTCTTGACCAGCGTCCAGAGTCACCACTGCAGCGATGTCCACCTCCTGCTCCACGTCCACGTCTGCTCCCAGAACCATGCATAAGTCCAGAACCACGCCCGCGTCCTCTACCACGACAACGTTCAGAACCTTGTTTGTATCCGGAACCACTTCCAGCACCACGTCCAACACCGCGGCCAGTTCCCCGTCCTCGCCCAGCGCAGTGTGAGATTCCAGAGCCACGTCCACACCTGCAGCCCTGTGAGCACCCAGAGCCTCGTCCACGGCCAGAGCCAATTCCCCTGCCAGCGCCCTGCCCAAGCCCAGAGCCCTGCAGGCAGCCTTGGCGCAGCCCCAGTCCATGCTGGGGCCCAAATCCAGTTCCATACCCAGGAGACCTAGGCTGTCATGAGTCTAGTCCACACCACCTAGACACCGAAGCTCCCTACTGTGGCCCATCCAGTTATAACCAGGGGCAAGAGAGTGGTGCTGGCTGTGGGCCTGGTGATGTGTTTCCAGAGAGGAGGGGTCAGGATGGCCATGGAGACCAAGGCAATGCCTATGCTGGAgtgaaaggggaagcaaagagtgcttatttttaa
- the LOC112612651 gene encoding late cornified envelope protein 1C-like yields the protein MSCQQSQQQCQPPPKCTPKCPPKCPAPKCPPKCPPKCPPVSSCCSVSSGGCCGPSSGGCCGSSSGGCCSSGGGGCCLSHHRRRRSHCHRPQRSDCCSQPSGGSSCCGGGSGQHSGGCC from the coding sequence ATGTCCTGCCAGCAGAGCCAGCAGCAGTGCCAGCCCCCTCCCAAGTGCACCCCCAAGTGCCCTCCCAAGTGCCCCGCCCCTAAATGCCCCCCAAAGTGCCCCCCTAAGTGCCCTCCAGTCTCTTCCTGCTGCAGTGTCAGCTCCGGAGGCTGCTGTGGCCCCAGCTCTGGGGGCTGCTGTGGCTCCAGCTCTGGGGGCTGCTGCAGCTCTGGGGGTGGTGGCTGCTGTCTGAGCCACCACAGGCGCCGCAGGTCCCACTGCCACAGACCCCAGCGCTCTGACTGCTGCAGCCAGCCATCGGGGGGCTCCAGTTGCTGCGGAGGGGGCAGCGGCCAGCACTCTGGAGGCTGTTGCTGA